A stretch of Methanococcus voltae PS DNA encodes these proteins:
- a CDS encoding CBS domain-containing protein encodes MTIKEIMKKPISIKQDDEIYDLIKLLRTHKISGVPVLDNDNYLVGIVSESDVIRALVVQDSDINLIAPSPLDLVELPLKTIFKMDEYRKEINEALKTKVSEIMTTDVIYITVDSSVSDAATLMADKKINRLPIVNNGILEGIITRGDLMEELI; translated from the coding sequence ATGACTATAAAAGAAATCATGAAGAAACCTATTTCAATTAAACAAGACGATGAGATATATGATTTAATAAAATTACTGAGAACCCATAAAATAAGTGGAGTTCCGGTATTGGATAATGACAATTATTTGGTAGGAATTGTTTCTGAAAGTGATGTTATAAGAGCTTTGGTTGTTCAGGATAGCGATATAAACTTAATAGCTCCTTCACCTTTGGATTTAGTCGAATTACCTTTAAAGACAATATTTAAGATGGATGAATATAGAAAAGAAATAAATGAAGCTTTAAAAACCAAAGTTTCAGAGATTATGACTACTGATGTTATCTATATAACTGTAGATTCTTCAGTATCTGACGCAGCAACTTTGATGGCGGATAAAAAAATAAATAGGTTACCTATTGTAAATAATGGTATTTTGGAAGGTATAATTACAAGAGGAGACTTAATGGAAGAATTAATATAA
- a CDS encoding Sjogren's syndrome/scleroderma autoantigen 1 family protein, which produces MKNDELSKISKELLSGAKMLSKHCKTCNFPLFQKNGIEYCPNCKDDTSDIVSKNELNSLNLKNINHNKVIEDKISFLCNLLEKETDLDKIYKISNLISELLELSQKLNDFQKIEIKK; this is translated from the coding sequence ATCAAAAATGATGAACTTTCAAAAATATCTAAAGAATTACTATCGGGGGCTAAAATGTTAAGTAAACATTGTAAAACCTGTAATTTCCCACTATTTCAAAAAAATGGAATAGAGTATTGTCCAAATTGTAAAGATGATACATCCGATATAGTAAGTAAAAACGAATTAAATTCTTTAAATTTAAAAAATATAAATCATAATAAGGTAATTGAAGATAAAATAAGTTTTTTGTGTAATTTACTTGAAAAAGAAACTGATTTAGATAAAATTTACAAAATTAGCAATTTAATATCTGAATTATTGGAACTTTCCCAGAAATTGAATGATTTTCAAAAAATAGAAATTAAAAAATAG
- a CDS encoding TraB/GumN family protein produces MIKINNGQNECEIHLIGTAHVSDKSIEDVSKAVKEINPDIIAIELDQNRFFKMFQERKGTIFSKNLNGNKISSIYVVQELETLNVANKSDDNLDTKNIDNLEDLKKENSKKHVMLLELSNAEDLAVEEKKLMILADNQGRVNSLSYLIPKSNEELEELEDTENRIENESEIENKIEYNLMPLNLNNYHIIRLPLEDKPMDLMTAIKHNKISQYLLHNVLADFQKTIGEKFNIKPGSEMKEAISLSIDSQKPLLLMDRPIDITLSRLISSMSLKDKIKLFTDLYGGDSEEIELDKETIDEMIGSADELIEILKDASPTFYTVLVDERDKYMAKNLYDYSFGRNKIVAIIGAGHKKGITNYLRDLENKKTIDLSEIMENKKKDSLIKKIFKWILKLIPFVILAIIIYGFYVASSNPELLQQLTIEWVLINGILSSLGVVIARGKPITAIVAFIAAPLTSLCPFIGAGWVAGAMELKYRPISLNDIQNMFKVDSISQLLEINTMKILMVAALANLGSTIGTLYFSARFLGV; encoded by the coding sequence ATGATTAAAATTAATAACGGACAGAACGAATGTGAAATACATTTAATAGGTACTGCACACGTTTCGGATAAAAGTATAGAAGATGTATCAAAAGCCGTTAAGGAAATAAATCCCGATATTATCGCTATAGAACTTGATCAGAATAGATTTTTCAAAATGTTTCAAGAACGTAAAGGCACCATCTTTTCAAAAAATTTAAATGGGAACAAAATATCCTCAATATATGTGGTACAGGAATTAGAAACTTTAAACGTAGCTAATAAATCAGATGATAATCTTGATACTAAAAATATTGATAATTTAGAAGACTTAAAAAAAGAAAATAGCAAAAAGCACGTTATGCTATTAGAATTATCCAACGCGGAAGACTTAGCAGTTGAAGAAAAAAAATTAATGATTCTAGCAGATAATCAAGGTAGAGTAAATTCTTTATCTTATTTAATACCTAAAAGTAACGAAGAATTGGAAGAATTGGAAGATACTGAAAATCGAATTGAAAATGAATCAGAAATAGAAAATAAAATTGAATATAATTTAATGCCTTTAAATTTGAATAATTACCACATAATAAGATTACCATTAGAAGATAAACCTATGGACTTGATGACGGCCATAAAACATAATAAAATAAGTCAGTACTTACTACATAATGTATTAGCAGACTTTCAAAAGACCATTGGTGAAAAATTTAACATAAAACCAGGTAGTGAAATGAAAGAGGCTATATCATTGAGTATAGATAGTCAAAAACCGCTTTTGCTAATGGATAGACCCATCGATATTACACTATCAAGATTAATAAGTAGTATGAGTTTAAAAGATAAAATAAAACTTTTTACAGACCTATACGGTGGAGATAGTGAAGAAATAGAACTTGATAAGGAAACTATTGACGAAATGATAGGAAGCGCTGATGAATTAATCGAAATATTAAAAGATGCGTCACCAACATTTTATACAGTATTAGTTGATGAAAGAGACAAATATATGGCGAAAAATCTATATGATTATAGTTTTGGAAGAAATAAAATAGTTGCAATAATCGGAGCAGGTCATAAAAAAGGTATTACAAATTATTTAAGAGATTTAGAAAATAAAAAAACCATAGATTTATCCGAAATAATGGAAAATAAAAAAAAAGATTCATTAATTAAAAAAATATTCAAATGGATACTAAAATTGATACCTTTCGTAATATTGGCCATTATAATCTACGGATTTTACGTTGCATCCTCAAATCCAGAGCTATTACAACAATTAACGATAGAATGGGTATTAATAAATGGAATCCTATCTTCGTTGGGGGTAGTTATTGCTAGAGGCAAACCAATAACTGCGATTGTTGCATTTATAGCCGCCCCATTAACTTCATTATGTCCTTTTATAGGTGCGGGATGGGTTGCAGGCGCTATGGAATTAAAATACAGACCTATATCACTTAATGATATACAAAATATGTTTAAAGTAGATAGTATAAGTCAATTACTTGAAATAAATACTATGAAAATTTTGATGGTTGCAGCATTGGCAAATTTAGGAAGTACTATCGGCACATTGTACTTTTCAGCAAGATTTTTGGGAGTTTAA
- a CDS encoding beta-ribofuranosylaminobenzene 5'-phosphate synthase encodes MKIISPCRIHMGLIDMNGSVGRIDGGIGATLDHPNCEISGKESNEIEIQFSNSIINNTPEEDLKSLHDRIYHSSKNVLKEIGQEGVYLKVNDVIPAHTGLGSGTQVSLSTGKLTSSIYGYDLDAYSIAKLTGRGGTSGIGVSGFEFGGFIVDGGHSFGKSGEKTDYRPSSASKNVKPAPLLFRHDFNWEVVLTIPKIPTEEQVSDKKEVDIFKKYCPVPEDYVNRFCRLVLMKMMPAVIENNMESFGECINEIQGLGFKGAEVQLQNSTLKNLLKHLQNTSYSGLSSFGPTIYSLGDKKEIMEQSKEFFDKEGLDGEIIVSKGNNTGYKLI; translated from the coding sequence ATGAAAATAATATCCCCTTGTAGGATACATATGGGACTTATAGATATGAATGGTAGTGTTGGACGAATTGACGGCGGTATAGGTGCTACTTTAGACCATCCCAATTGTGAAATTTCCGGAAAAGAAAGTAATGAAATAGAGATACAATTTAGTAACTCTATAATTAATAATACCCCTGAAGAAGATTTAAAATCATTACATGACAGGATATACCACTCTTCAAAAAATGTTTTAAAGGAAATCGGTCAGGAAGGAGTTTATTTAAAAGTAAATGACGTAATTCCTGCACATACTGGATTAGGTAGTGGAACGCAGGTTTCATTATCAACTGGTAAATTAACCTCTTCGATTTACGGATATGATTTGGATGCTTATTCCATTGCAAAATTAACTGGAAGGGGGGGTACATCAGGTATTGGAGTTTCCGGATTTGAATTTGGAGGTTTTATAGTAGATGGAGGACACAGTTTTGGAAAATCTGGTGAAAAAACAGATTATAGGCCATCATCCGCATCAAAAAATGTTAAGCCAGCTCCTTTACTATTTAGACATGATTTTAACTGGGAAGTAGTCTTAACAATACCTAAAATTCCAACTGAAGAACAAGTATCTGATAAAAAGGAAGTAGATATCTTTAAAAAATATTGTCCTGTCCCTGAAGATTATGTAAATAGATTCTGTAGGCTCGTACTTATGAAGATGATGCCAGCAGTTATTGAAAATAATATGGAGTCTTTTGGAGAATGTATAAACGAAATACAGGGTTTGGGTTTTAAAGGTGCAGAAGTTCAATTGCAAAATTCTACATTGAAAAATCTACTTAAACACTTGCAAAATACTTCATACAGTGGGTTATCAAGTTTTGGGCCTACTATATACTCATTAGGCGATAAAAAAGAAATTATGGAACAATCCAAAGAATTTTTTGATAAAGAAGGATTGGATGGGGAAATAATTGTTTCAAAAGGTAATAATACAGGTTATAAATTGATTTAA
- a CDS encoding MarC family protein gives MIVDFQMVFILFSSLFAILNPFGVIPPFLSLTSGYSESEKIKIIQKSMIAAFLILLVSGLLGKYVIAFFGVSIPAIRITGGVLVFIVALEIITGNSTKQKALKSDLPEQCYEVDDISVVPLTIPLYAGPGAISTMIALTAQSSSYIHIMYLTMALIMCIVISYIILRFSKDLEKKLGKVGFNVLTKLMGLMLMAIAVQMLLDGIGGYVGLENSANIIFNNT, from the coding sequence ATGATAGTTGACTTTCAGATGGTTTTTATATTATTTTCTTCATTATTTGCCATATTAAATCCTTTTGGCGTGATTCCTCCGTTTTTATCATTAACTAGTGGTTATTCGGAGTCTGAGAAAATTAAGATAATCCAAAAATCAATGATTGCTGCATTTTTGATATTATTAGTATCTGGGCTATTGGGAAAATATGTAATAGCATTTTTTGGCGTATCCATACCTGCAATACGTATAACAGGGGGAGTTTTAGTCTTCATTGTAGCTTTGGAGATTATAACCGGCAATTCTACAAAACAGAAGGCGTTAAAATCCGATTTACCCGAGCAATGTTATGAAGTAGATGATATTTCCGTAGTTCCTCTTACAATACCATTATATGCAGGCCCTGGTGCCATAAGTACCATGATAGCGTTAACTGCACAATCTAGTAGCTATATACATATTATGTACCTAACAATGGCTTTAATAATGTGTATTGTAATTTCATATATTATACTTAGATTTTCAAAAGATTTGGAAAAAAAGCTTGGAAAAGTTGGTTTTAACGTACTTACGAAATTAATGGGTTTAATGCTCATGGCAATAGCTGTACAGATGCTTTTAGATGGTATAGGTGGGTATGTAGGGTTGGAAAATTCTGCAAATATTATATTTAATAATACATAA
- the guaB gene encoding IMP dehydrogenase: MFSDKINNAKKAYTFDDVLLIPNKSYVEPKSTSLSTNLSGVNLNVPVISAAMDTVSEKEMAIALARRGGMAVIHRNMTIEEQVKQVSAVKRAENLVVREVFTVSPELTVSDAEMIMYENEISGLPVVDNNKTLLGIITTRDLKFIPDMNLKVKDVMTKDVLHAHEDTPYEEILNRLYENKIERMPILEKETNILIGMVTLRDILKRRKYPEAVRDKEGNLLVAAACGPNDFGRAKALIEAKVDVIAIDCAHAHNMAVVENVKKFKELLNGTKVKLFVGNIATKEAAEDLIKAGADAIKVGIGPGSICTTRVVAGVGVPQLTAIAEIADVAKKYGVPVIADGGIKYSGDVAKAIAAGASAVMLGSLLAGTEEAPGQLITINGRKYKQYRGMGSLGAMCGSSGNVADRYFQKSDGAHMKHTKLVPEGIEGAVPYKGSVSDILFQIAGGLRSSMGYCGSENIEEMHEKARFVIITQSGQKESHPHDVLITNEAPNYPLNSK, translated from the coding sequence TTGTTTTCAGATAAAATAAACAATGCTAAAAAAGCATATACATTTGATGATGTTTTATTAATACCTAATAAATCATATGTAGAGCCAAAAAGTACTAGTTTAAGTACCAATTTATCAGGGGTTAACTTAAACGTACCTGTAATTTCTGCAGCTATGGATACAGTTTCAGAAAAAGAAATGGCTATCGCTTTAGCTAGAAGAGGGGGAATGGCAGTAATTCACAGAAATATGACCATTGAAGAGCAAGTAAAGCAAGTAAGCGCTGTTAAAAGGGCTGAAAATTTAGTGGTTAGAGAAGTTTTTACGGTATCACCAGAATTAACTGTTTCAGACGCTGAAATGATAATGTACGAAAATGAAATCAGCGGACTTCCAGTAGTGGACAATAATAAGACTCTTTTGGGCATCATTACAACAAGAGATTTAAAATTCATACCAGATATGAATTTAAAAGTAAAAGATGTCATGACTAAGGATGTATTGCATGCACATGAAGATACGCCTTACGAAGAAATATTAAACCGATTATATGAGAATAAAATCGAAAGAATGCCTATTTTGGAAAAAGAAACTAATATATTAATCGGAATGGTTACCTTAAGAGATATATTAAAGAGAAGAAAATATCCTGAAGCAGTTAGGGATAAAGAAGGAAATTTATTGGTTGCTGCAGCTTGTGGTCCAAATGATTTTGGAAGAGCAAAAGCATTAATTGAAGCAAAAGTGGATGTTATAGCAATTGATTGTGCACATGCTCACAATATGGCTGTAGTTGAGAATGTTAAGAAATTTAAAGAATTATTAAATGGTACAAAGGTTAAATTATTCGTTGGTAATATTGCTACCAAAGAAGCTGCAGAAGATTTAATTAAAGCTGGTGCAGATGCTATTAAAGTAGGTATTGGACCAGGTTCAATCTGTACAACAAGAGTTGTTGCAGGAGTTGGGGTGCCTCAATTAACAGCAATAGCTGAAATTGCAGACGTTGCAAAAAAATACGGGGTACCAGTAATAGCTGACGGTGGTATTAAATACAGTGGGGATGTTGCAAAAGCAATAGCTGCAGGAGCTTCCGCAGTTATGTTGGGAAGTCTTTTAGCAGGTACTGAAGAAGCACCGGGGCAATTAATAACAATCAATGGTAGAAAATACAAACAATATAGAGGAATGGGTTCATTAGGCGCAATGTGTGGCAGTTCTGGAAACGTTGCAGACAGATACTTCCAAAAAAGTGATGGAGCACACATGAAACACACTAAGTTAGTTCCAGAAGGAATTGAAGGTGCAGTACCTTACAAAGGTTCAGTTAGCGATATATTGTTCCAAATTGCAGGTGGCTTAAGGTCCTCAATGGGATACTGTGGTTCTGAAAACATTGAAGAAATGCATGAAAAAGCTAGATTTGTGATAATAACACAAAGCGGACAAAAAGAAAGTCACCCTCATGACGTTTTAATTACAAATGAAGCGCCAAACTACCCTTTAAACTCTAAATAA